DNA sequence from the Pseudomonadota bacterium genome:
GCGTATATGGAATGGGGAAAATCGGCTTTCCCACTTCAGGCCGGTATTTAATTAGCACATAGATGTTGCGTATGAAAATATAGTTTATAGCGGTATTTTAAATTCTCAATTACTTCGCTTTATAGCGATCAGACTCATTAAAAAAAGTAATGTCTGCATATCCGGCATAGATTTTTCCCGAATGCTTTGTGTTTTCAGGAATGAAGTAAATATCACCCTTACTATACTCTTTTTTGGCTCCATCTATTATCAATTCAATTTTCCCACTAAGAACAAATCCTACCTGGGCAGCATGAGAGTGCTCAGGTAGGTCAGCATCCTTTTCAAATTGCATAAATATCAACTGATGATTAGAAGCCTGCGATAAATACGCCTTGATACCATCTATTGGTATATCAGCTTCCGGCAAATTTCTTATTGGTTCTGGAAATATATTTTTCATTTTTAGCCTTTTTTCATAACTTAGCCTTCATCTGTGGGAAGGGGTGAAGTTAAACTCCCAATAGATGGAGCAGTGATTATATTGTTTATTATTGGAACCCGGACCGTTTGCCGGTCATACTATCTATTTCAATTTTAATCACAGATGTTTTATCGATAGTACTATCTGTGAATTGGAATAAGTTTTTCGAATATTGGCTCATGATAATATTTAATGCTTTTCTTTTTTGCTCCGGATTATCAATAAAAAATGCTTTACCAAAGCCAATTACACTCTCATATTTCATGCCCCACTCACAGGCATTTTTGCCTTTTAAAACCTCAACATCTATATCAAACTCAAAGCAAACATTATTATTTTTCCGCAAAATATTTATTTTCTTTCCTTCCAAAGAACCATGGACATAAATCGTATTGTCCCGGTATCCGTAGCATAAGGGCACAATGTACGGAATATTATCCTCAGCCAATCCGACACGACAGACAATCGAATTATGAATAACAGCTTCGATCTCCGATTTTTCAGTAATTTCTTTTTCTTTTCTTCTCATGAATTTTTACTCTTATTTTGCAGATAATTGGAATAGATAAAATCAATAGCATTAAGTTGCGTGAATGTAACCTCATAGTAAATCCTCTGATTTACAAAAAACGGCTTGATCTTCTGTATATAGTAACTGTCGGCTCTTGCATTCTTTGGATCGGTGAATCTATGCCGATTTACTTTGTCGGCAATTTTCTCGTAATATTCATTAAGAGTAGAATCTGTGTTGAGAGGAAACTTATCAAGATTTCCAAGGACATCAAGCGAATACGTGGTTTTCAGGAAGTCCTTGACTCTGAGAAGGTACTCAAAATATTTTAGCATCAACCGTTCTGAGCTTTCCTGTTCAAGGGTATAGTGAGATGCCGAAATCTACAGGAAGTCATGGAACTGGCGCAGAAATTTCAGATTCCCCCTTGTTTTCATAAACTCAGTTGCTTTGCCGATATTATCCCACTTGTCATCCAGTAGGGCTTAGTAAAGATGTTTCCTGACATGGTCTCACCATGTCAGGGTTCACATATTTCCACTATCTCTGGATTGATAGATAGGAGATATCTGTACTATCAGAACGCCGCCTTCACAAGCGAAGTCTTTGTGAAAGGCGTGGTTGTAAAATATTTTAAAGGGCAGAGCTGCCAACTGTGTAGGCCTTACACCCATGTTGTCCGTCAATGCGACCCCCATTATTTCGGTCACGTCCCCTGCCTTCATTAAATTCACCGGTTTCTCAAAACCTTAATACGAATATAAACGGCCAACACAAACCATGCGACAGCAATTACATTCCATATCTTATTGTCGGCTAACACCTCAAAGATACTTGGCAGAAACACACATGAGAGTATAGATATCCAAAAAAATATTCTTACTACAACCTCATCTTCGCGCCTAGGATCAAAAATACGATATAAGATACTTCTTTGTTCTTGATCCGATTTTGATGAATTCTTGTTTTCCATATCCTCTCGTTTCAGAGGGAGAAAGGAACCTCTAAATTGCTATATTTGAATAAAAGAAGAACAAATTGGGTCAAGTCTTTATTTGACCTTTAATTACTTTTTCTTTTAAAGTTTGAATCTCTTTCCCTAATTTACTGCCTGTAGCTGCTTTTTAAACCCGTTCAATAATACTGTCACCATAATGGATCAGCATATCACTCAAAAGCGATTAATTACTCTATTAACAGAATAACTCCAAATGCTAAAAATATCTGAAAACATAATTTCAAGCTTTGGCTTTTTCCTCTTTAAATCCTGAAAGTTACACAAACAACTCATTTTAAATAAATCGAATTAAAGTGGCTATAACATAAAACTATATATTAGCAAAGAAGAAATTAATTGTAACAGGCAGTTTTCGTTCTCTTTTAAATATGATGAAGGAGGAATGGCGGTTTATGGATTTATTACAAGATTATCAATGTAAACTGACAAAATTCTGAAGCGGATACCACAAACAATGTCTATTCTCAAAAAAATGAGTTTGAATATTGACAACTGTAACGTGACAGCTTACAATAGGCTCATGATAAAATCTTTTGCCGATAAAGAAACGAAACAACTTTTTATAACAGGCAAATCAAAACGTCTGCCCCCTGAATTAATCAAACGGACCATAAGGCGCTTAGAATATATACATTATGCATTAACCTTAAATGATCTCATGATGCCTCCAATCAACCGGTTACACGCACTAAAAGAAGATAGGAAAGGACAATATTCAATATCGATCAATGACCAACAATGGCGAATCTGTTTTAGTTTCGTTGAAGGCGATGCCTACGATGTTGAAATAACTGATTACCATTGAGGGATAGAAACATGACTACTACAAACACTGCAAAAAGAGAATGCCCCCCAACACATCCCGGCGAGATGCTCAGAGAAGATTTCATGCCGGATTTTGATCTGAACGCTACTTCAATGGCTATGGCTTTGGGTGTATCACGCCAGACTATTAATGAAATTTTAAGAGAACGACGGGCCATAACACCTGCCATGGCATTGAGATTATCCCGTCTTTTCGGGAATTCCCCCGAATTTTGGCTGAATGCCCAACATGCCTGGGATTTATGGGATTCCGAACAGCGGTTTCACAAAGAACTATCTCAAATTAAGCCCTTGAAGCTGCATGACATAGAAGTTATGATAGATAGAATTTGAAGTATATGGAGATTAGTGATCCCGCAAATCACAAAGAGAAGTATAACATAAAAGCAAAATCCATAAGCAGACCCCATTGTCCAATATCTATCTGAAAGTTTTTTATTCAGGCAAATGATCTGTTATCAAATTGATGCTCTATACTCCTTTTCAGTTTGATGCGACATCTCTTGATATGAAAATTCCCAAAGTCCGGCATTATCTTTTGCATGCTCAATAGTCATACTAACGATATTGCCTTTAGCATCGATGTCAACATAGATATTTTCACTTATTTCTTTAGTCTCATTTACTTCTTTATCGGTGAATTCGACGTGAGCAGTATCCGTATCGGAAAAATATTTCACTTTCATGATTATCACTCCTTGTATGATCTATCGAAAAACGCATTATGAACCGTTTCGCCATCTTCGAGTAAAATAACTCTCAAATATTTCCCTGTTTCTGATATTTTGGCCCATTTTCTGATCCTGCCATCAGATTGAATTTCTGTCTTATCAGGTTTATCAATAACTGATTTTATCCAATCTTCTCTGATTTGAGCACGATCCGGGCGTTTCCTCGTATAATCAAAATATTGTGTGGTTTTCATTTTTAAAACCTTAGATTCATGTAAGCCAGCCAGCATTTCAACAAAGAATTTGTGTAACTATATCAAAAAACCGGAAATAATCAAAGTAAAAAGTAGATGAAGGTAAGTTCTCCGGATGGAAATATCTTGTACATGTTCTATATCCAATAAGATTGCTCGCTTCGGAGACTGTGTCATAATTATATTTAATGGGCGCTTTTTCATCCTGTCGTACCGGACTTCGATCCGGTATCTAGGTTGCAATATCTGTTACTTTTATGGATTTAGGGTCAAGCCCGGGATAACAAAAAACTATATAATACTGTTTTTATTATTATTCTATACAAGCAGAAAGGTGTAAATGTACATATGACGCCAAAGTATTTCTTACGCGAAACCCCTTTGGCTTTTTCTTTAGGATTTCCTGAATAAATATTTTCCATTAGGTTTTTATCATTGCTTATCATTTGTGAATAGTGAAAACAGTGACCTCGTATCGGAGTATCCTGTTTTAAAAAAAGAAAATCCTTTAGAGGCTTTACTTCGGTGTATCCAAGTGACTGAATCCAAGTGACTGAAGGCCTGATTTCATAACAGTACTATAGGGGAGGCATCCGCACATGGGATATGATTGGATAACTTA
Encoded proteins:
- a CDS encoding cupin domain-containing protein, with the protein product MKNIFPEPIRNLPEADIPIDGIKAYLSQASNHQLIFMQFEKDADLPEHSHAAQVGFVLSGKIELIIDGAKKEYSKGDIYFIPENTKHSGKIYAGYADITFFNESDRYKAK
- a CDS encoding pyridoxamine 5'-phosphate oxidase family protein; this encodes MRRKEKEITEKSEIEAVIHNSIVCRVGLAEDNIPYIVPLCYGYRDNTIYVHGSLEGKKINILRKNNNVCFEFDIDVEVLKGKNACEWGMKYESVIGFGKAFFIDNPEQKRKALNIIMSQYSKNLFQFTDSTIDKTSVIKIEIDSMTGKRSGFQ
- a CDS encoding type II toxin-antitoxin system RelE/ParE family toxin, which produces MIKSFADKETKQLFITGKSKRLPPELIKRTIRRLEYIHYALTLNDLMMPPINRLHALKEDRKGQYSISINDQQWRICFSFVEGDAYDVEITDYH
- a CDS encoding HigA family addiction module antidote protein; translated protein: MTTTNTAKRECPPTHPGEMLREDFMPDFDLNATSMAMALGVSRQTINEILRERRAITPAMALRLSRLFGNSPEFWLNAQHAWDLWDSEQRFHKELSQIKPLKLHDIEVMIDRI
- a CDS encoding DUF2283 domain-containing protein, translating into MKVKYFSDTDTAHVEFTDKEVNETKEISENIYVDIDAKGNIVSMTIEHAKDNAGLWEFSYQEMSHQTEKEYRASI